The DNA segment ATTGGCCTTTCCACTCACTCTCCTGAAGAGTGTAAGCGAGCAATCGAGCTTGGTGCGGATTACATCGGTGTCGGGCCTATCTTTGCGACTCAGACTAAAAAAGATGTCTGTGCTCCTGTTGGCTACGAATATCTTGAGTACGTTACTCAGAACCATAACATCCCGCATGTAGCCATCGGTGGAATTAAGCTGCATAATATTCAGGATGTTGCAAATCATGGTGCCCGTTGTTGCGCAATTGTTTCCGAAATTGTTGGTGCAGACAATATTACTGAAACTGTACTTGCATTACGTAAGGCAATGGTCAAATAGCAGTTATCTGTTTAAGCCAATAGAATGCAATAGAGCTGTCCTTCGAAAGAAGGACAGCTTTTTTTGTACGCAACGATAACTTGGTGAATAGAAGGAAGTTCCCTACAGGCGGAGTTTAAATAAAAAATAACAGTATAATAGTAAGTTAATCCTGTTATTGCAGCTTTTTTTTAGGTAATTACTGAGTATTCTCTTGTACTGTTCGTCAGATTTGAAGGAGCACATATGTGGCGTAAGGTTTTCTTCCTGATTCTGATCCTCATCCTTATTGGTGTTGATGTTGCGCACAGTGAAAAGGTCTTTGTTGCCAAGGCGGCAAAACGGTATGTGCATATGACAGGATTTACCCGTCCGCGCACTGTTATAACCATTTCAAGTGAAGAGAATGCACGGTGTATTGCTGTGTACGCCGATGTTGGGGATGCTATTAAACCTGATGGTCTATTCGCGCGTCTTGATCCCACCTTTATTGATCTCGATATTCGCCGCAATCTTGATAAGCAGCAGGCAATTGATAGTGACGTTACCTTTTACTCAAAAGAGGCTGAAAGGTATCGGACGCTTATTGAAAAAAAACATGCTGCACAGACTACTCTTGATGCTCTTGTGCGTGATCTTCAGACGGCACGTGAAGATTCTGATGCATTGAAAGTTGAGGAGTTGATTTTACGCGAGCATAAAAATCGTCATTCCATTCTGGCTCCTGCCGGATGGAAGGTTATCGAACGATATATTGAACCGGGTGAGCTCGTCCGCAACGGTGATGAACTAGCAAAAATCGGCAATTTTAATGTGTTGATTGTTCCAATGGCTCTTACTC comes from the Halodesulfovibrio marinisediminis DSM 17456 genome and includes:
- a CDS encoding efflux RND transporter periplasmic adaptor subunit, with the translated sequence MWRKVFFLILILILIGVDVAHSEKVFVAKAAKRYVHMTGFTRPRTVITISSEENARCIAVYADVGDAIKPDGLFARLDPTFIDLDIRRNLDKQQAIDSDVTFYSKEAERYRTLIEKKHAAQTTLDALVRDLQTAREDSDALKVEELILREHKNRHSILAPAGWKVIERYIEPGELVRNGDELAKIGNFNVLIVPMALTPSELITLQKMEKIELELPELNKKVAARIENVSPDFDPAMRKIQVDLAIDKFPIEKRGGIRANLYLPMEETKGAVIVPDSALVRGYEEAFLIRDTGEEVPVIVMGDGDRHGTKRVRSKEISAGDRFLSDPPQTVF